In Massilia antarctica, the following are encoded in one genomic region:
- a CDS encoding substrate-binding periplasmic protein, which produces MKKLVLRLSILCALLLATSAAAEVVTVYTSASFAPLMLGDGRGIYPDLIGYLNRLKPGGLTFKLQFMPRKRLQVKLEDGSINGIVIGMMPEWFDDVEQKKYLWSAPFSTDRYALVSLAAKPVSPDAPAGLVGASVGVTLGYSYPGIDSWLASSRMLRSEGPSDEKNLEKLLLGRLDCVIVAESMARYFIRAQGMSSRLHLAILASPPTERRMLVPHSHAAAFEKIAPVLKKLKDDPAWQRIVATYR; this is translated from the coding sequence ATGAAAAAACTGGTCCTGCGCCTGTCGATCCTGTGCGCGCTGCTGCTCGCAACATCGGCAGCGGCCGAAGTGGTCACCGTCTATACCAGCGCCAGTTTCGCGCCGCTGATGCTGGGCGACGGGCGCGGCATCTATCCGGACCTGATCGGCTACCTGAACCGCCTCAAGCCCGGCGGCCTCACGTTCAAGCTACAGTTCATGCCGCGCAAGCGCCTGCAGGTCAAGCTCGAAGACGGCAGCATCAACGGCATCGTCATCGGCATGATGCCCGAATGGTTCGATGACGTGGAACAGAAAAAGTACCTGTGGTCGGCGCCCTTCTCCACCGACCGCTACGCGCTTGTGTCGCTGGCGGCCAAACCGGTCAGCCCGGACGCACCGGCCGGCCTGGTGGGCGCCTCGGTCGGCGTCACCCTCGGCTACAGCTACCCCGGCATCGACAGCTGGCTGGCCAGCTCGCGCATGCTGCGCAGCGAAGGCCCGAGCGACGAGAAAAACCTGGAAAAGCTGCTGCTCGGGCGCCTCGATTGCGTGATCGTGGCCGAATCGATGGCGCGCTACTTCATCCGCGCGCAGGGCATGTCGTCCAGGCTGCACCTGGCCATCCTGGCCAGCCCGCCCACCGAGCGGCGCATGCTGGTGCCCCACAGCCACGCCGCCGCCTTCGAAAAAATCGCGCCCGTGCTCAAGAAGCTCAAGGACGATCCGGCCTGGCAGCGCATCGTCGCCACCTACCGGTAA